A single Capra hircus breed San Clemente chromosome 13, ASM170441v1, whole genome shotgun sequence DNA region contains:
- the DPM1 gene encoding dolichol-phosphate mannosyltransferase subunit 1, which produces MAAEEASRSSPRSRREPKGRASRQDKYSVLLPTYNERENLPFIVWLLVKSFSESGFNYEIIIIDDGSPDGTRDIAEQLEKIYGSDRILLRPREKKLGLGTAYIHGMKHATGNYIIIMDADLSHHPKFIPEFIRKQKEGNFDIVSGTRYRGNGGVYGWDLKRKIISRVANFITQILLRPGASDLTGSFRLYRKEVLQKLIGKCISKGYVFQMEMIVRARQLNYTVGEVPISFVDRVYGESKLGGNEIVSFLKGLLTLFATT; this is translated from the exons ATGGCTGCCGAGGAAGCGAGTCGTAGCTCTCCTAGGTCTCGGCGGGAGCCGAAGGGGCGAGCCTCGCGGCAAGACAAGTATTCGGTGCTTTTGCCTACGTACAACGAGCGCGAGAACCTACCGTTCATCGTGTGGCTGCTGGTGAAGAGCTTCTCCGAGAG tggcTTCAACTATGAAATTATAATCATAGATGATGGAAGCCCAGATGGAACAAGGGACATTGCTGAGCAGTTGGAGAAGATTTATGGGTCAGACAGAATT CTTCTAAGGCCACGGGAGAAAAAGTTGGGACTAG gaaCTGCGTATATTCATGGGATGAAACATGCCACAGGCAACTATATAATCATCATGGATGCTGACCTCTCACACCAT CCAAAATTTATTCCTGAATTCATTAG GAAGCAAAAGGAGGGTAATTTTGACATTGTCTCTGGAACTCGCTACAGAGGAAATGGCGGTGTATATGGCTgggatttgaaaagaaaaataatcag CCGTGTGGCCAATTTTATAACTCAGATTTTGCTGCGACCAGGAGCATCTGATTTAACAGGAAGTTTCAG GTTATACAGAAAAGAAGTTTTACAGAAATTAATaggaaaatgtatttctaaagGCTACGTCTTCCAGATGGAGATGATTGTTCGAGCAAGACAGCTGAATTATACTGTTGGCGAG GTTCCAATATCATTTGTGGATCGTGTTTATGGTGAATCCAAGTTGGGAGGAAATGAAATAGTCTCTTTCTTGAAAGGATTACTGACTCTTTTTGCTACTACATAA
- the MOCS3 gene encoding adenylyltransferase and sulfurtransferase MOCS3 translates to MPFTTGSGKRPGMAAREEVLALQAEVAQREEELSSLKQRLAAALSAGQESARSVPVSPLPPRAALSREEIRRYSRQLVLPELGMQGQLRLAAAAVLVVGCGGLGCPLAQYLAAAGVGRLGLVDYDVVEASNLARQVLHGEALAGQAKVFSAAAALRRLNSAVECVPYAQALTPATALDLVRRYDVVADCSDNAPTRYLVSDACVLAGRPLVSASALRFEGQLTVYHYGGGPCYRCVFPRPPPAETVTSCADGGVLGAVTGVLGCLQALEVLKTAAGLGPSYSGRLLLFDALRGDFRCIRLRRRRPDCAACGERPTVTDLQDYESFCGSSATDKCRSLRLLSPEERISVMDYKRLLDSGSPHLLLDVRPQVEVDICRLPHALHIPLKRLERRDAESLKVLGEAIREGKQDAQEGASVPIYVICKLGNDSQKAVKILQSWADVDSVKDVVGGLMAWAAKIDGTFPQY, encoded by the coding sequence ATGCCTTTCACGACGGGTTCCGGAAAGAGGCCCGGCATGGCGGCCAGGGAGGAGGTTCTGGCCCTACAGGCCGAAGTCGCGCAGCGTGAGGAGGAGTTGAGTTCTCTGAAGCAGAGGCTGGCGGCGGCCCTTTCGGCGGGGCAGGAGTCAGCGCGCTCGGTTCCGGTGTCGCCCCTGCCTCCCAGGGCCGCCCTGTCCCGAGAGGAGATCCGGCGCTACAGCCGGCAGCTCGTGCTGCCGGAGCTCGGCATGCAGGGGCAGCTGCGCCTGGCGGCCGCGGCCGTACTCGTAGTAGGCTGCGGGGGGCTCGGCTGCCCGCTGGCGCAGTACCTGGCCGCAGCCGGCGTCGGCCGCCTGGGCCTCGTGGACTACGACGTGGTCGAAGCGAGCAACCTGGCCCGCCAGGTGCTGCACGGCGAGGCCCTGGCCGGCCAGGCCAAGGTCTTTTCGGCGGCCGCCGCCCTGCGCCGCCTCAATTCGGCGGTGGAGTGCGTGCCCTACGCCCAGGCGCTGACGCCGGCCACGGCGCTGGACCTTGTCCGCCGCTACGACGTGGTGGCGGACTGCTCCGACAACGCGCCCACCCGCTACCTGGTGAGCGACGCCTGTGTGCTCGCCGGCCGGCCCCTGGTGTCCGCCAGCGCGCTGCGTTTCGAGGGCCAGCTCACGGTCTACCATTACGGCGGGGGGCCTTGCTATCGCTGCGTGTTCCCCCGGCCACCCCCGGCGGAGACGGTGACCAGCTGCGCGGATGGCGGGGTGCTCGGCGCGGTTACCGGGGTCCTGGGCTGCCTGCAGGCGCTGGAAGTGCTGAAGACAGCTGCGGGCCTGGGCCCCTCTTACAGCGGCCGCCTGTTGCTCTTTGACGCCCTCCGAGGAGATTTCCGCTGTATCCGGCTGCGGAGGCGCAGGCCCGACTGTGCCGCCTGCGGGGAGCGGCCCACCGTGACCGACCTGCAGGACTACGAAAGCTTCTGCGGTTCGTCGGCCACGGATAAGTGCCGCTCCCTCCGGTTGCTGAGCCCGGAGGAGCGGATTTCGGTTATGGACTATAAGCGACTTCTGGATTCTGGGTCACCCCACCTGTTGCTGGACGTCAGGCCTCAAGTGGAGGTGGACATCTGTCGTCTGCCTCACGCCCTGCACATCCCTTTGAAACGTTTGGAACGGAGGGATGCGGAGAGCCTGAAAGTCTTGGGAGAAGCCATCCGGGAAGGGAAGCAGGACGCACAGGAAGGGGCGTCTGTCCCCATCTATGTGATATGCAAACTGGGCAACGACTCCCAGAAAGCCGTGAAGATCTTGCAGTCCTGGGCAGACGTGGACTCAGTTAAGGACGTTGTCGGGGGCCTCATGGCCTGGGCTGCCAAAATCGATGGAACGTTTCCGCAGTACTGA